From one Streptomyces mobaraensis genomic stretch:
- a CDS encoding SDR family NAD(P)-dependent oxidoreductase encodes MKTVVITGGMDGIGRGLARVHLQRGGRGVAVGADEAKAEPRDWFRADVELVDEDRRLTDRLSAELTVIDGLVLGAGFQCSGPRRTETALLGRAAGPVADARRFPDRTQEVPAR; translated from the coding sequence GTGAAGACGGTCGTGATCACCGGAGGCATGGACGGCATCGGGCGTGGCCTCGCCCGTGTCCACCTCCAACGTGGGGGCCGGGGCGTGGCCGTCGGAGCCGACGAGGCCAAGGCCGAGCCGCGTGATTGGTTCCGGGCCGACGTGGAGCTCGTCGACGAGGACAGGCGGCTGACCGACCGGCTCTCCGCCGAGCTCACCGTGATCGACGGCCTTGTTCTGGGTGCCGGGTTCCAGTGCTCCGGGCCCAGGCGTACGGAGACCGCCCTGCTCGGCCGCGCCGCCGGTCCGGTCGCCGACGCACGACGGTTCCCCGACCGCACCCAGGAGGTGCCTGCCCGATGA
- a CDS encoding Rrf2 family transcriptional regulator — MSANSRLTLAAHALAWIGLYQRQGHEVATSEQIATSANTNPVVIRRLLGELRRAGLVESRRGVGAGWSLARELESMTLLDVYEAVEPGPLFAMHRATPDQGCVVGYGIQPAMRGVYEGIEETLRRELARVTLANVLRDVLAAPR, encoded by the coding sequence ATGAGTGCCAACAGCAGGCTGACCCTTGCCGCCCACGCCCTGGCCTGGATCGGTCTCTACCAGCGCCAGGGCCATGAGGTCGCCACCTCCGAGCAGATCGCGACCAGCGCGAACACGAACCCCGTGGTGATCAGGCGGCTGCTCGGCGAGCTGCGCAGGGCCGGGCTCGTGGAGTCCCGACGGGGTGTGGGCGCGGGCTGGTCGCTGGCGCGCGAGCTGGAGTCGATGACTCTGCTCGACGTGTACGAGGCAGTAGAGCCCGGCCCGCTGTTCGCGATGCACCGGGCCACCCCGGACCAGGGGTGCGTGGTCGGTTACGGCATTCAGCCGGCGATGCGGGGCGTCTACGAGGGCATCGAGGAGACGCTGAGACGCGAGCTGGCCCGCGTCACGCTCGCGAACGTACTCCGGGACGTTCTCGCGGCACCTCGCTAG
- a CDS encoding SDR family NAD(P)-dependent oxidoreductase, producing MSKPLMGKVALVTGGSRGLGAATVRLLAEQGADVAFTYVSSEKQAQAVVDEVRGKGAKAVAFRSDQADTSRAPALIDDVVAHFGGLDILVNNAAISVEQGRRVDDPDADTAALDRMHATNYLGVIAVIRAASRVLRAGGRVITVSSGLGSRVGAPGLADYAATKSGIERYTMGVARDLGPRNITANVVEAGLMEGGMEGPDPETLKALVGSLSLQRMGRPDEIAAAIAFLASPAASYVTGAVLDAHGGYNA from the coding sequence ATGAGCAAGCCGCTCATGGGCAAGGTCGCCCTGGTCACCGGGGGTTCGCGTGGGCTGGGAGCCGCGACCGTACGGCTGCTGGCCGAGCAGGGCGCCGACGTCGCCTTCACCTACGTCAGTTCCGAGAAGCAGGCGCAGGCTGTCGTCGACGAGGTGCGCGGCAAGGGAGCCAAGGCCGTCGCCTTCCGGTCCGACCAGGCGGACACGAGCCGGGCGCCGGCGCTGATCGACGACGTGGTCGCGCACTTCGGCGGCCTGGACATCCTCGTCAACAACGCGGCGATCTCGGTGGAGCAGGGCCGCAGGGTGGACGACCCGGACGCCGACACCGCCGCACTGGACCGCATGCACGCCACCAACTACCTCGGCGTCATCGCCGTCATCCGGGCCGCCTCCCGAGTGCTGCGCGCGGGCGGCCGCGTCATCACGGTGAGTTCCGGACTGGGCTCCCGGGTCGGCGCCCCGGGCCTTGCCGACTACGCGGCGACCAAGTCGGGGATCGAGAGGTACACCATGGGGGTCGCCCGGGACCTCGGGCCCCGGAACATCACGGCCAACGTCGTGGAGGCCGGACTGATGGAGGGCGGCATGGAAGGGCCGGACCCCGAGACCCTCAAGGCCCTGGTCGGCTCGCTGTCCCTGCAACGCATGGGGCGCCCCGACGAAATCGCCGCGGCGATCGCCTTTCTCGCGAGCCCCGCCGCGTCATACGTCACGGGTGCGGTACTGGACGCCCACGGCGGCTACAACGCCTGA
- a CDS encoding DMT family transporter: MNFLLSIAFVLCWSSGFIGAKLGAGSASAITILMWRFLPLAIALLVVAAVSGTPWRGLAVRDVARQALIGVLSQSGYLLTVYYAIQLGVSSGTTALIDGVQPLVAGALAGPLLRQYVSRKQWLGLCLGMGGVTIVTMADATAGSGAARWAYLIPFLGMFSLVAATFLEGRSRAQAAPTVSMTVHCATSAVIFTALALSAGSAKPPAELSFWAAITWLVALSTFGGYGLYWLILRRSGVTKVNTLMFLMAPVTAVWGALMFGEPFGPQTAAGLAVGLAAVFIVHRGDTQPTRACARDTNSDTADAVQPAKHGA; this comes from the coding sequence ATGAACTTCCTGCTTTCCATCGCCTTCGTGCTCTGCTGGAGTTCAGGGTTCATCGGGGCGAAGCTCGGCGCGGGGAGCGCGTCGGCGATCACGATCCTGATGTGGCGGTTCCTGCCGCTGGCCATCGCCCTGCTCGTCGTTGCCGCCGTCTCGGGAACGCCGTGGCGGGGCCTCGCGGTGCGGGACGTCGCCCGGCAGGCCCTGATCGGCGTGCTCTCGCAGAGCGGCTATCTGCTCACCGTCTACTACGCGATCCAACTCGGGGTCTCCAGCGGCACGACGGCTCTGATCGACGGTGTCCAGCCTCTCGTCGCCGGAGCACTTGCCGGACCGTTGCTGCGCCAATACGTCTCGCGCAAGCAGTGGCTCGGCCTGTGCCTGGGGATGGGCGGCGTCACCATCGTCACCATGGCCGATGCCACGGCCGGCTCCGGTGCGGCCCGGTGGGCCTATCTCATCCCCTTCCTCGGCATGTTCTCGCTGGTGGCGGCCACGTTCCTCGAAGGCCGTTCCCGTGCGCAGGCCGCTCCCACGGTGTCGATGACCGTCCACTGCGCCACCAGTGCCGTCATCTTCACCGCCCTCGCCCTGAGTGCCGGATCCGCGAAACCGCCCGCTGAACTCTCCTTCTGGGCCGCGATCACCTGGCTCGTCGCCTTGTCGACCTTCGGCGGATACGGGCTGTACTGGCTCATCTTGAGGCGCTCCGGAGTCACCAAGGTCAACACGCTCATGTTCCTCATGGCTCCGGTCACGGCGGTCTGGGGAGCTCTCATGTTCGGTGAACCGTTCGGCCCGCAGACCGCAGCCGGTCTCGCCGTCGGCCTCGCAGCGGTCTTCATCGTCCATCGCGGTGACACCCAGCCCACTAGGGCGTGCGCGCGGGACACGAACTCGGACACGGCCGATGCCGTGCAGCCGGCCAAGCACGGCGCCTGA
- a CDS encoding epoxide hydrolase family protein produces MVTMTSDSVTPFRIDIPDSALEDLKDRLHRVRLAGRETAPDSSQGVRREHLEELLEYWATGYDWRGLERRLNGLGQFRTTIDGLGLHFMHVRSPRPAATPLLLLHGWPGSFLEFLRTVGPLTEHGFDLVVPSMPGYGFSDQPASTGWDPDRIARAYGVLMRRLGYDSYLAQGGDWGGVVATRMAAQRLTGLRAIHVNFPEFLTAPPAGDDPTPEEKAALEQSSRFFAVHSGYHVVQRTRPQTIGYALTDSPAGQAAWIYEKFLDWTRPGALTPDEILDHVSLYWFTGTAASSARLYWEYARQPSAPTELDLPVGVSVFPDELTRTPRVWAERAYHDLRYFNDDIPAGGHFAALEQPELFAGEVVKFARAVGA; encoded by the coding sequence GTGGTGACCATGACGTCGGACAGCGTGACACCGTTTCGTATCGACATTCCGGACAGTGCCCTCGAGGATCTGAAGGACCGGCTGCACCGGGTACGCCTCGCCGGCCGGGAGACGGCGCCGGACAGCAGCCAGGGGGTGCGGCGGGAGCACCTTGAGGAGCTGCTGGAGTACTGGGCCACCGGATACGACTGGCGCGGTCTGGAGCGGCGGCTCAACGGGCTGGGCCAGTTCCGTACGACCATCGACGGTCTCGGCCTCCACTTCATGCACGTACGCTCGCCCCGCCCCGCCGCCACCCCCCTGTTGCTGCTGCACGGGTGGCCGGGCTCGTTCCTGGAGTTCCTGCGGACCGTCGGCCCGCTCACCGAGCACGGCTTCGACCTCGTCGTCCCCTCGATGCCCGGCTATGGCTTCTCCGACCAGCCCGCCTCGACCGGCTGGGACCCGGACCGGATCGCCCGCGCGTACGGCGTGCTCATGCGGCGCCTCGGCTATGACTCCTACCTGGCCCAAGGAGGCGACTGGGGCGGTGTCGTCGCGACCCGCATGGCGGCGCAGCGCCTGACGGGCCTGCGGGCGATTCACGTCAACTTCCCCGAGTTCCTCACCGCTCCGCCGGCCGGCGACGACCCGACCCCTGAGGAGAAGGCCGCGCTCGAACAGAGCAGCCGCTTCTTCGCCGTCCATTCCGGATACCACGTCGTCCAGCGCACCCGGCCGCAGACCATCGGCTACGCCCTGACCGACTCCCCGGCCGGGCAGGCCGCCTGGATCTACGAGAAGTTCCTCGACTGGACCCGGCCCGGCGCCCTCACCCCCGACGAGATCCTCGACCACGTCTCCCTGTACTGGTTCACCGGCACCGCTGCTTCCTCCGCCCGCCTGTACTGGGAGTACGCCCGGCAGCCGTCGGCTCCGACCGAGCTGGACCTTCCGGTCGGGGTCAGTGTCTTCCCGGACGAACTGACGCGTACCCCGCGTGTCTGGGCCGAGCGGGCCTATCACGACCTGCGGTACTTCAACGACGACATCCCCGCGGGCGGCCACTTCGCCGCCCTGGAGCAGCCCGAGCTGTTCGCCGGGGAGGTCGTCAAGTTCGCGCGGGCGGTGGGCGCGTGA
- a CDS encoding TetR/AcrR family transcriptional regulator — translation MTPAARRVLEAAARLFYERGIHAVGVDLIAAEAGVTKKTLYDRFGSKEQIVVEYLADRDERWRAFLAQYLDAAQPAPAARILAVFDASRAWSAKHNPKGCGMVNAHAEISDPSHPAYPVITGQKRWMLALFTGLARDIAPDRADCLGRTLMLLHEGALVAHGLHVIADPLSHARQQAQALLPATGESG, via the coding sequence ATGACGCCTGCCGCACGGCGCGTCCTGGAGGCCGCCGCGAGGCTGTTCTACGAGCGCGGCATCCATGCCGTCGGAGTGGACCTGATCGCCGCCGAGGCCGGGGTGACGAAGAAGACCCTCTACGACCGGTTCGGCTCCAAAGAGCAGATCGTCGTGGAGTACCTCGCGGACCGCGACGAACGCTGGCGCGCCTTCCTCGCCCAGTACCTCGACGCCGCGCAACCGGCGCCGGCGGCACGCATCCTGGCCGTCTTCGACGCCTCACGCGCGTGGTCGGCGAAGCACAACCCCAAGGGGTGCGGCATGGTCAACGCGCACGCCGAGATCAGCGATCCGTCCCACCCGGCCTACCCGGTCATCACTGGGCAGAAGCGGTGGATGCTCGCCTTGTTCACCGGCCTTGCCAGGGACATCGCCCCGGACAGAGCCGACTGTCTGGGCCGGACGCTCATGCTGCTTCACGAAGGAGCACTCGTCGCCCACGGCCTGCATGTCATCGCGGATCCCCTCAGCCATGCTCGCCAACAGGCGCAAGCTCTTCTTCCGGCCACGGGGGAGAGCGGGTGA
- a CDS encoding fumarylacetoacetate hydrolase family protein, translating to MKWVSYRSADGSTRCGVVHDTTIRAVGRGLLELLRAEGGLETAASREPAEIVGLATADLLAPIPVPPAVRDFAAFERHVSNAGKAAVGDGRVSPVWYDHPLFHFSNPAAIKGPHDEIPIAPGARWWDYEVEVAAVIAGDCAHLDAATAEQHIAGYLVYCDWSARDISASEMGFVYGPSKSKDASTSLGPFLVTPDELEPHRSGKGYALRMDGYVNDEHYGGGSWEEIHWSFGEMLAHASRGTTLRAGDILASGPVGTGCIQELGGHRPYLSPGDTVRIEVQGLGAISARITAPEPP from the coding sequence ATGAAGTGGGTCAGCTACCGCTCCGCCGACGGCTCCACGCGCTGCGGCGTGGTGCACGACACCACCATCCGCGCCGTGGGCAGGGGCCTGTTGGAGCTGCTGCGCGCCGAAGGCGGGCTGGAGACCGCCGCGTCCAGGGAACCGGCCGAGATCGTCGGGCTGGCCACGGCCGACCTGCTGGCGCCGATACCGGTGCCCCCGGCGGTCCGCGACTTCGCCGCGTTCGAACGTCACGTCAGCAACGCGGGCAAGGCGGCCGTCGGCGACGGCAGGGTCAGCCCGGTCTGGTACGACCATCCGCTCTTCCACTTCTCCAACCCGGCGGCGATCAAGGGACCGCACGACGAGATCCCCATCGCTCCGGGCGCTCGGTGGTGGGACTACGAGGTCGAGGTCGCCGCGGTGATCGCCGGGGACTGCGCGCACCTCGACGCCGCCACGGCGGAGCAGCACATCGCCGGCTACCTGGTCTACTGCGACTGGAGCGCACGCGACATCTCCGCGAGCGAGATGGGGTTCGTGTACGGCCCGTCCAAGAGCAAGGACGCCTCGACCAGCCTCGGCCCGTTCCTCGTCACCCCCGACGAACTCGAACCCCACCGCTCGGGCAAGGGCTATGCGCTGCGGATGGACGGGTACGTCAACGACGAGCATTACGGTGGCGGCAGCTGGGAGGAGATCCACTGGTCGTTCGGCGAGATGCTGGCGCACGCGTCGCGCGGCACCACCCTGCGAGCCGGTGACATCCTCGCCAGCGGTCCTGTGGGCACCGGCTGCATCCAGGAACTGGGCGGCCACCGCCCCTACCTGTCACCGGGAGACACGGTCCGGATCGAAGTGCAGGGCCTCGGCGCGATCTCCGCACGGATCACCGCGCCAGAGCCGCCTTGA
- a CDS encoding MarR family winged helix-turn-helix transcriptional regulator → MSDAAPWFLTGRDGPAPTPPAPTHRPRRKAASARPDPLPVRRGHARRHGRRRPDEQRGRERTPLSPARLSERISLSSGATTALLNRLEKAGCVERRRETSDRRVVTLRSSPDVRPRAMRFFGPYTAGMEQVTSRYSEAQLAEFREFVTRLGDAMDSLLTHEYHDVEPGTTPGTRPGPDAAP, encoded by the coding sequence GTGTCCGACGCGGCGCCCTGGTTCCTGACCGGCCGGGACGGCCCGGCCCCCACCCCCCCAGCCCCCACGCACCGGCCACGCCGGAAGGCGGCGTCAGCCCGACCGGACCCCCTGCCCGTCCGCCGCGGCCACGCCCGCCGCCACGGGCGTCGTCGTCCTGACGAACAGCGTGGCCGCGAGCGGACGCCGCTGTCCCCCGCACGTCTGAGCGAGCGGATCTCCCTCTCCTCAGGAGCCACCACGGCCCTGCTGAACCGGCTGGAGAAGGCGGGCTGCGTGGAGCGCAGGCGGGAGACCTCCGACCGCAGGGTCGTCACCTTGCGCAGCAGCCCCGACGTCCGGCCGCGCGCCATGCGGTTCTTCGGCCCGTACACCGCCGGCATGGAGCAGGTCACGTCCCGGTACTCCGAAGCTCAGTTGGCGGAGTTCCGGGAGTTCGTGACGCGTCTCGGCGACGCGATGGACTCCTTGCTGACGCACGAGTACCACGATGTGGAGCCCGGAACCACTCCCGGGACCCGCCCGGGGCCCGACGCGGCGCCTTAG
- a CDS encoding phthiocerol/phthiodiolone dimycocerosyl transferase family protein, whose product MERRLGAHEMAIYRSGGRVLVPCEIEGVVDRALLAEAVRILTEFHPVLLGRFVPDGDSCVVRDGDPGTRRVSVETFTGLRDELQVVQDWSAGPLLRVAVSEGGPRTTVALSLPRALVDGSAYIALYKRLWSVYTDLSLGRSVPTHVIAGGLASPSLDTRVQEAFTEEELAGFLDSRAAERATVPSVLPVRGREPGSFGLVRLELDEEHTRRFADRAHGAGLSVHSLVCGVLLTAARAFLAPSSPRPVTLACVSAVDLRSRISPPIDPESIQSSASSSTATLEVPESPDPVELGRLVAEKLRADLDARVPDLDVATIPRLTEKTVPRLPTLVVTNLHKIPRPRLPEGLAVSGWRILPLVDTPVPLATVTRFDDRLAVDLPYPRRWYDDETMRGFMAAASRAFDETLDREGVRD is encoded by the coding sequence ATGGAGCGTCGTCTGGGTGCGCATGAGATGGCGATCTACCGCAGCGGCGGACGTGTGCTCGTGCCCTGTGAGATCGAAGGGGTCGTCGACCGGGCACTGCTCGCCGAAGCGGTCCGGATCCTGACGGAGTTCCATCCCGTGCTGCTCGGCAGATTCGTCCCCGACGGGGACTCCTGCGTCGTCCGGGACGGCGATCCAGGCACGCGGCGAGTGAGCGTGGAGACGTTCACCGGTCTCCGGGACGAGCTGCAGGTGGTCCAGGACTGGTCGGCCGGGCCGCTGCTGCGGGTGGCGGTGTCCGAGGGCGGTCCGCGCACCACGGTGGCGCTGAGCCTGCCGCGGGCCCTGGTGGACGGGTCGGCCTACATCGCCCTGTACAAGAGGCTGTGGTCCGTCTACACCGACCTGTCGCTCGGCAGAAGCGTCCCGACGCACGTCATCGCGGGCGGGCTAGCCTCGCCCTCGCTCGACACCCGGGTCCAGGAGGCGTTCACCGAGGAGGAGTTGGCGGGCTTCCTGGACTCGCGGGCCGCCGAGCGCGCGACCGTCCCCTCCGTGCTGCCGGTCCGCGGCCGGGAGCCCGGATCCTTCGGCCTGGTGCGCCTCGAACTCGACGAGGAGCACACGCGGCGGTTCGCCGACCGCGCCCACGGCGCCGGACTCAGTGTGCACAGCCTCGTCTGCGGGGTCCTGCTGACGGCGGCACGGGCCTTCCTCGCACCGTCGTCGCCCCGGCCGGTCACCCTGGCCTGCGTCTCGGCGGTCGACCTGCGTTCGCGCATCTCCCCGCCCATCGACCCGGAGAGCATCCAGTCCTCCGCGTCGTCCAGCACGGCCACGCTGGAGGTCCCCGAATCGCCCGACCCGGTGGAACTGGGGCGGCTGGTGGCGGAGAAACTGCGGGCCGACCTCGACGCGCGCGTACCCGACCTCGACGTCGCCACGATCCCGCGGCTCACCGAGAAAACGGTCCCGCGCCTGCCCACACTGGTCGTCACCAACCTCCACAAGATCCCGCGGCCGAGACTCCCGGAGGGTCTGGCGGTGTCGGGGTGGCGAATCCTGCCATTGGTGGACACACCGGTCCCGCTGGCGACCGTCACCCGCTTCGACGACCGCCTCGCCGTCGATCTTCCGTACCCCCGCCGCTGGTACGACGACGAAACGATGCGCGGGTTCATGGCGGCCGCTTCCCGGGCCTTCGATGAAACCCTGGACCGCGAGGGCGTCAGGGATTAG
- a CDS encoding DUF6192 family protein, whose translation MAGNVETARRAASRRPEERRRAGEPWTVHRILAAVEDEAERFATILTPPEGRRRCAPRGGDVLRGARQGFRFRRCSRRGRPVPHP comes from the coding sequence CTGGCCGGCAACGTCGAGACGGCACGCCGGGCGGCCTCGCGTCGGCCGGAGGAACGCCGTCGGGCAGGCGAGCCCTGGACCGTCCACCGCATCCTGGCCGCCGTCGAGGACGAGGCCGAGCGGTTCGCCACGATCCTGACGCCGCCGGAAGGCAGGAGGCGGTGCGCGCCCCGAGGGGGCGATGTTCTTCGGGGCGCGCGGCAGGGATTCCGGTTCAGGCGTTGTAGCCGCCGTGGGCGTCCAGTACCGCACCCGTGA
- a CDS encoding LysR family transcriptional regulator, which yields MSERFPAPVDLDLRLVQCFAVVAEYRHFGRAAEALHTTQPSLSRQIRRLEQQVGVRLLDRTTRGTRLSEAGEIFLPQAKGLLRAAVEAMAQTRAAARPGSITVGYTRGLVVTAAVRALRDRHPDAEVHTRLLDWNDSRGALVEHRVDAVVTRLPFPTDRLRVIVLYDEPRVLVVPRDHRLAGRESVTLADIADEPIPHVRQSDPLLNAYWRLDPRPDGRPAPDGPLVEALEDKHELIAAGRAVAIGPPLDHATGLHPSLTTVPLHGVEPSQVVLATRTGDHNRLVTAFRKHAEALLTGTHRTGPIRTT from the coding sequence GTGTCCGAACGCTTCCCCGCACCCGTGGACCTCGACCTCCGGCTGGTGCAGTGCTTCGCGGTGGTCGCCGAGTACCGGCACTTCGGCCGTGCCGCCGAGGCCCTGCACACCACCCAGCCGTCGCTGAGCCGGCAGATCCGCCGCCTCGAACAGCAAGTGGGCGTCCGCCTGCTCGACCGCACCACGCGCGGCACCCGGCTCAGCGAGGCCGGCGAGATCTTCCTGCCCCAGGCCAAGGGGCTGCTGCGCGCCGCGGTCGAGGCGATGGCCCAGACCCGGGCCGCGGCCCGGCCCGGGAGTATCACCGTCGGCTACACCAGGGGGCTGGTCGTCACCGCGGCCGTGCGGGCCCTGCGCGACCGCCATCCCGACGCCGAGGTCCACACCCGCCTGCTCGACTGGAACGACTCGCGCGGCGCGTTGGTGGAGCACCGCGTCGACGCGGTGGTGACGCGCCTGCCGTTCCCCACCGACCGGCTGCGTGTCATCGTCCTCTACGACGAACCGCGCGTGCTCGTCGTGCCCCGGGACCACCGTCTGGCCGGCAGGGAGTCCGTCACCCTCGCCGACATCGCCGACGAGCCGATCCCCCACGTACGCCAGTCCGACCCGTTGCTGAACGCCTACTGGCGGCTCGACCCCCGGCCCGACGGACGCCCCGCGCCCGACGGCCCCCTGGTCGAGGCCCTTGAGGACAAACACGAACTCATCGCCGCCGGGCGGGCCGTGGCCATCGGCCCGCCCCTCGACCACGCGACCGGCCTGCATCCCAGCCTCACCACCGTCCCGTTGCACGGGGTCGAACCGAGCCAGGTCGTACTCGCCACCCGCACCGGCGACCACAACCGCCTGGTCACCGCTTTCCGCAAGCACGCCGAAGCTCTGCTGACCGGAACCCACCGCACGGGCCCGATCCGCACGACATGA